One Jeotgalibaca porci genomic region harbors:
- a CDS encoding putative glycoside hydrolase codes for MKKFGNYILTAGLLLGMLAVPVQAEEVSESTVLKLREQPFLTAPDMAVMPKKFLYDSGIEIAYPEDGVKGIYLTENTAANPERVDELIGYLNSNDLNAMVIDIKNDHGHVTTDFNSDDAHIQKNTMPVISDINALMKRFEEEQVYPIARIVAFKDSLLAQEEPGMSFLNPDGSIWEYGNGELFINPFLKETWDYAVNVGIEAAKVGFKEVQFDYVRFPEVFSNDDNSLVYDMGEFADLDLTPTEKRVKAISDFVAYAREKLMPYGVEVSVDIFGYAATVAEASGIGQDFSAISNNVDVISSMIYPSHWGPGNFDLSAPDLYPYEVVDEYMKVELPLLESLENMPTTRPWLQDFTASYLGAGYYKEYGQAEVMAQVQALKDHGVTEFLLWNAGNVYSY; via the coding sequence ATGAAGAAATTTGGAAATTATATTTTGACAGCTGGCCTTCTTCTTGGAATGCTCGCAGTTCCCGTTCAGGCTGAAGAAGTTTCAGAATCAACGGTATTAAAATTACGGGAACAGCCTTTCTTAACAGCTCCCGATATGGCTGTTATGCCGAAGAAATTCCTGTATGACAGTGGGATTGAAATTGCCTATCCTGAAGACGGTGTGAAAGGTATTTACCTGACTGAGAATACAGCCGCTAACCCAGAGCGCGTGGATGAGTTAATCGGCTATTTGAATAGTAACGACTTGAATGCGATGGTTATTGATATTAAAAACGACCATGGTCATGTTACAACGGACTTTAATTCAGATGATGCACATATCCAAAAGAATACAATGCCAGTCATTTCTGATATTAATGCCCTCATGAAGCGCTTCGAAGAAGAACAAGTTTATCCGATTGCGCGTATTGTAGCGTTCAAGGATAGTTTGTTAGCCCAAGAAGAACCGGGCATGTCTTTCCTTAACCCGGACGGCTCTATTTGGGAATATGGAAATGGCGAACTTTTCATCAACCCTTTTCTAAAAGAAACATGGGATTACGCGGTTAACGTTGGGATTGAAGCTGCGAAAGTGGGCTTCAAGGAAGTTCAATTTGACTATGTGCGCTTCCCAGAAGTTTTCTCTAATGACGATAACAGCCTGGTTTATGATATGGGCGAATTTGCTGATTTAGATTTAACACCGACTGAAAAACGTGTCAAAGCAATCAGTGATTTCGTTGCCTATGCACGTGAAAAGCTAATGCCTTATGGTGTAGAAGTCTCCGTTGATATCTTCGGATACGCGGCAACTGTTGCTGAAGCATCCGGAATTGGCCAAGACTTCTCGGCTATTTCCAATAATGTCGATGTTATTTCATCTATGATCTACCCAAGCCACTGGGGACCAGGAAACTTTGATTTATCCGCTCCGGACTTATATCCGTATGAGGTCGTAGATGAATATATGAAAGTAGAACTCCCACTCTTGGAATCATTAGAAAACATGCCAACAACACGCCCTTGGTTGCAAGATTTTACAGCATCCTACCTAGGCGCAGGCTATTACAAAGAATACGGACAAGCTGAAGTAATGGCTCAAGTCCAAGCATTGAAAGATCACGGCGTAACTGAATTCTTACTTTGGAATGCCGGGAATGTTTATAGCTATTAA